From the genome of Nitrosopumilus sp., one region includes:
- a CDS encoding DNA primase, with protein sequence MLALGQDEIAKYPFLADAGDYLKDKGFSIYNFGIDPVLKISVDKAYHRITASTEGKIYDSDLIDGQASKPYILEREVFSFLVAIVLIKLSRMPTLVKRFALAEARRAESYLKKDLGRASNPSEIDLLKKIIFELSGIEVMKKDDFFTISVPDYLKQSATFNEKEWKLINRHVENGKVFLNSEKIVRLLRKEISVYISSKINKSPTPEMIPGLETKVNDLISLAKKYTPVFVSTGEYPPCIKHAINILEKGENLAHSGRFMLATFLLAKGQSVQQIAPLFKNAPDYNERVTLYQLNNLAGTSGSGTQYFCPSCQKLQAQSLCFATSECDNIINPMQFGRKKK encoded by the coding sequence ATGCTTGCTCTTGGACAAGATGAGATTGCAAAATATCCATTTTTGGCAGATGCTGGTGATTATTTGAAGGATAAAGGATTTTCCATCTATAATTTTGGAATTGATCCCGTTCTGAAAATATCTGTAGATAAAGCATATCATAGAATTACAGCATCTACTGAAGGGAAAATTTATGATTCTGATCTCATAGACGGACAAGCATCAAAACCCTATATTTTGGAACGTGAGGTTTTCTCATTTCTAGTGGCAATAGTTTTGATAAAACTTTCTCGTATGCCTACTTTAGTCAAACGATTTGCACTTGCAGAAGCTAGAAGGGCAGAATCATATTTGAAAAAAGATTTAGGAAGAGCTTCTAATCCTTCAGAAATTGATTTACTGAAAAAAATAATTTTTGAATTATCTGGAATTGAAGTAATGAAAAAAGATGATTTTTTTACAATATCCGTACCTGATTATCTAAAACAATCTGCAACTTTTAATGAAAAAGAATGGAAATTAATAAATCGACATGTAGAAAATGGAAAAGTATTTTTGAATTCTGAAAAAATTGTTAGATTACTTAGAAAAGAAATATCAGTTTACATAAGTTCAAAAATAAACAAATCACCTACACCTGAAATGATTCCTGGATTAGAAACTAAGGTGAATGATTTAATTTCACTTGCAAAAAAATACACGCCAGTTTTTGTATCTACTGGAGAATATCCCCCATGCATTAAACATGCAATAAATATTCTCGAAAAAGGTGAGAATCTTGCTCATTCTGGAAGATTTATGCTTGCAACTTTTTTATTAGCAAAAGGACAATCGGTTCAACAAATTGCACCATTGTTCAAAAATGCACCTGACTATAATGAACGTGTAACCCTCTACCAACTAAATAATTTGGCTGGAACTTCAGGAAGTGGAACACAATATTTTTGTCCTTCATGTCAAAAACTACAAGCTCAAAGTCTATGCTTTGCAACTTCAGAATGTGATAATATTATTAATCCAATGCAATTTGGAAGGAAGAAAAAGTAA
- a CDS encoding DNA primase: protein MQEADMQFLEGSFKKYYFDHFDQIKVPERTLEREFGYQKFNSGMIRHLAIKDDKELHLMLMNNTPSDVYCSNGYYTFPNLPMNEKDWKEADLIFDIDAKDLNLPCRTSHTVSICNECNEVSKNSSQCTKCPSIKLEKKSLPCKICIDASKKEISKLSEVLINDMGISKENIQVYFSGNEGFHVYVYDLEFQKLGPRERSDLTDYILFKGMIPETFGMKKSKSDKNLFPNFDEKGWGGRFSKYVYGSKSKRSKIIAELLVNGYQSFQKTLDDVSENIGVKIDPNVTMDIHRIFRLPGSVNSKSGLVKIQCNNLTKFDPYVEASFLSDDSVEILANCPIEFKLKNKKFGPYNDEKITIPTFAAVYMLCKKLARIG from the coding sequence ATGCAAGAAGCTGATATGCAATTTCTAGAAGGATCATTTAAAAAATATTATTTTGATCATTTTGATCAAATCAAAGTTCCTGAAAGGACATTAGAACGTGAATTTGGTTACCAAAAATTCAATTCAGGAATGATTAGACATCTCGCAATCAAAGATGACAAAGAATTACATCTAATGCTAATGAATAACACTCCGTCTGATGTTTATTGTTCTAATGGATACTATACATTTCCAAATCTGCCCATGAATGAGAAAGATTGGAAAGAAGCAGATCTAATTTTTGACATTGATGCAAAAGATCTCAATTTACCTTGTAGAACAAGTCATACAGTTTCAATTTGCAATGAATGTAATGAGGTATCAAAAAATTCTTCTCAATGCACAAAATGTCCTTCAATAAAATTAGAAAAAAAATCTCTACCGTGTAAAATCTGTATTGATGCTTCAAAAAAAGAAATTTCAAAACTATCTGAAGTTTTAATCAATGATATGGGAATTTCTAAAGAAAACATTCAAGTATATTTTTCTGGTAATGAAGGATTTCATGTTTATGTATATGATTTGGAATTTCAAAAACTTGGTCCTAGAGAACGATCTGATCTAACAGATTATATTTTATTCAAAGGGATGATTCCTGAAACTTTCGGAATGAAGAAATCTAAATCTGATAAAAATTTGTTCCCAAATTTTGATGAAAAAGGATGGGGCGGAAGATTTTCAAAATATGTATATGGATCAAAATCTAAAAGATCAAAAATAATTGCTGAATTACTTGTAAACGGTTATCAATCTTTTCAAAAAACACTTGATGACGTATCAGAAAATATTGGAGTAAAAATAGATCCGAACGTTACTATGGATATTCATAGAATATTTAGATTGCCTGGCTCGGTTAACAGTAAAAGTGGACTTGTAAAAATTCAATGTAATAATTTGACAAAGTTTGATCCATATGTTGAAGCATCTTTTCTGAGTGATGATTCTGTAGAAATTCTTGCAAATTGTCCAATAGAATTTAAATTAAAAAATAAAAAATTTGGCCCTTATAATGATGAAAAAATTACAATTCCTACATTTGCTGCAGTCTATATGCTTTGTAAAAAACTAGCTAGAATTGGTTGA
- a CDS encoding glutamine amidotransferase, with amino-acid sequence MLLVVDNGSIYTKQLTYFLGKKGILFEKQASQYLDLNLLTNYNSFILSGRRKNEKKINEINSKIIKHCVKNNVKLLGICYGAEILALTLGGTIRKTSFVQKGIESIQTSKENLICNGYLDVFESHAFEISRLPSVLMPLADSKNCKYEIIQYEKKSIFGTQFHPEMSQDGNDLIEKFCSL; translated from the coding sequence TTGCTACTTGTTGTTGATAACGGCTCCATCTATACAAAGCAACTAACCTATTTTTTAGGTAAAAAGGGGATTTTATTTGAAAAACAAGCTTCTCAATACCTAGATCTAAATTTACTTACAAATTACAATTCTTTCATTCTTTCAGGGAGGAGAAAAAATGAAAAAAAGATCAATGAAATCAACTCCAAAATTATTAAACATTGTGTCAAAAATAATGTCAAGTTGCTTGGGATCTGTTATGGTGCAGAAATTTTAGCTTTAACGTTGGGTGGTACGATTAGAAAAACTTCATTTGTTCAAAAAGGCATTGAATCAATTCAAACGTCCAAAGAGAATTTGATCTGTAATGGTTATTTGGACGTGTTTGAGAGTCATGCTTTTGAGATATCTCGACTACCTAGTGTTCTGATGCCTCTTGCTGATTCTAAGAATTGTAAGTATGAAATAATTCAATATGAAAAAAAATCAATTTTTGGAACCCAGTTTCATCCTGAAATGAGCCAAGATGGCAATGATTTAATTGAAAAATTCTGTTCACTCTGA
- a CDS encoding tetratricopeptide repeat protein: MGGENHELLLPLVEEENICLPLPINVVSKYWNVELSMDEAIDIAKKYSGFEGSILIEGIEFAERCGLTCKIVHSSLVELKKIIDLGIPPIVILPGIPEITQHASVITGYNDEEKTILHYIQKGNQEGEQQEGAIPQGIFEKEWSEEGKLLIILAPSEILSSVELEKGSNNDSNFLCFVSEKQNILKNYSQALQSLKQAVDLDVSNSTALNLLGAAMNGQNSPECIKYYEKCIEINNRSFLSFNGLGNFYLKTNQFEKAEDCYSKAIEINPKRSAKIYKNRAYLREKQNKNSDAKDDLKNYLKYYSKAPDRGIIEQAIREL, from the coding sequence ATGGGGGGAGAAAATCATGAATTACTTTTGCCCCTTGTTGAAGAAGAAAATATTTGTCTTCCATTGCCTATCAACGTTGTATCGAAATACTGGAATGTCGAATTGTCTATGGATGAAGCTATAGATATCGCAAAAAAATATTCTGGATTTGAGGGGAGTATTTTGATTGAAGGGATAGAATTTGCAGAAAGATGTGGTTTGACGTGTAAAATTGTTCATTCATCTTTAGTTGAATTAAAAAAAATCATTGACTTGGGAATTCCTCCAATTGTTATTCTTCCAGGAATACCTGAAATTACACAACATGCTTCTGTAATCACTGGCTATAATGATGAAGAAAAAACTATTCTTCACTATATTCAAAAAGGCAATCAAGAGGGTGAACAACAAGAAGGGGCAATACCTCAAGGAATATTTGAAAAGGAATGGTCTGAAGAAGGTAAATTATTGATTATTTTAGCTCCCTCTGAAATTCTGTCTTCTGTTGAACTTGAAAAAGGTTCTAACAACGACTCAAACTTTTTGTGTTTTGTTTCTGAAAAACAAAATATTTTAAAAAATTATTCTCAAGCACTTCAATCATTGAAGCAGGCTGTTGATCTCGATGTAAGCAATTCTACTGCTTTGAATTTATTAGGTGCAGCGATGAATGGGCAAAACTCTCCTGAATGTATCAAGTATTATGAAAAATGTATAGAAATCAATAATAGATCATTTTTGAGTTTTAATGGTTTGGGAAATTTTTATCTCAAAACAAATCAATTTGAAAAAGCTGAAGACTGCTATTCAAAAGCCATTGAAATAAATCCTAAAAGATCTGCAAAAATTTACAAAAATCGCGCTTATCTTAGAGAAAAACAAAACAAAAATTCTGATGCAAAAGATGATCTTAAGAATTATTTAAAATATTATTCAAAAGCACCTGATCGAGGTATAATAGAACAAGCAATCAGAGAATTATAA
- a CDS encoding zinc-domain-containing protein, whose amino-acid sequence MDARCPECERVAKLDDEITNVKCPHCNFEADYETYIEIMKDHAINMSSDYIPDRPGI is encoded by the coding sequence ATGGATGCAAGATGTCCTGAATGCGAAAGAGTTGCAAAATTAGATGATGAAATTACTAATGTAAAATGCCCTCATTGTAATTTCGAAGCTGATTATGAGACTTATATTGAAATTATGAAGGATCATGCGATCAATATGTCATCTGACTATATTCCAGATCGACCTGGAATCTGA
- a CDS encoding 30S ribosomal protein S6e — protein sequence MANFKLTISDIKGKSISKELKDGDANPFLGLQLGNETDASIAGLTGKLKLTGGSDKSGVPMRVDVHGAARKRVLLVRGVGLQDAEYGQRKRKLMRGNTVSEEIYQLNCKFDGELPVEAPAEEKTEDKKE from the coding sequence TTGGCAAACTTCAAACTTACAATCTCTGACATTAAAGGAAAGTCAATTTCAAAAGAACTCAAAGACGGTGATGCTAATCCATTTTTAGGATTGCAGCTTGGCAATGAAACTGATGCATCGATAGCTGGATTAACCGGAAAATTAAAACTCACTGGTGGAAGTGACAAGTCTGGTGTTCCTATGAGAGTTGATGTTCATGGTGCCGCAAGAAAAAGAGTTCTTTTAGTTAGAGGCGTTGGTCTGCAAGATGCAGAATATGGACAAAGAAAAAGAAAACTAATGCGTGGAAATACAGTGTCAGAAGAAATTTATCAACTAAACTGTAAGTTTGATGGAGAACTACCAGTAGAAGCACCTGCAGAAGAAAAAACTGAAGATAAAAAAGAATAG
- a CDS encoding translation initiation factor IF-2 subunit gamma has product MHWRDTLPDWYIKKYGYQPCVNIGTAGHVDHGKTTLIQALTGSWTSVHSQELKRGITIRVGYSDAAFYKCKNCEEPLGYSTTPKCNNCEKESELSRVVSFVDSPGHESLMSNMLSGSALMDGALLLAAANENVPKPQTKEHLLALQTLGIQQIVIVQNKVDLISYEEALTNYQDITKFVKGTHAAKAPIIPISAQSGLNVDALIGAIESTIKTPERDEKADTVMHVLRSFDVNKPGIKLKDIKGGVIGGSLTQGVFSIGDEIEIKPGILNEKKKSYEPLLTEITSLGTAAGIVDSVKPGGLIAIGTKLDPSMTRSDFFIGSVIGKPGTLPENSTLLKLNVNLFDSAVGAAEDIKVQPIQSGELLRLNIGTAPVLGKVTKIKSENIEIELRRPACIFEDGNVAISRRISERWRLIGAGIVG; this is encoded by the coding sequence ATGCATTGGAGAGATACTCTTCCTGATTGGTACATTAAAAAATACGGTTATCAGCCCTGTGTAAACATTGGTACTGCCGGTCATGTAGATCATGGAAAAACTACTCTGATTCAAGCTTTAACAGGTTCATGGACCAGTGTACATAGCCAAGAACTAAAACGTGGCATTACAATTCGTGTTGGTTATTCTGATGCTGCATTTTACAAATGTAAGAATTGTGAAGAACCTTTGGGATATTCCACAACTCCAAAATGTAACAATTGTGAAAAAGAAAGTGAATTATCTAGAGTTGTAAGTTTTGTAGATAGTCCGGGACACGAAAGTTTGATGTCAAACATGCTTTCAGGTTCTGCATTAATGGATGGTGCATTATTACTAGCTGCTGCAAATGAAAATGTTCCTAAACCACAAACAAAAGAACATCTTTTGGCTCTTCAAACTCTTGGAATTCAACAGATCGTTATAGTTCAGAATAAGGTTGATTTAATTTCTTATGAGGAAGCTCTTACAAATTATCAAGACATTACAAAATTTGTTAAAGGAACACATGCCGCAAAAGCACCAATAATTCCAATTTCTGCACAATCTGGATTAAATGTTGATGCGTTAATTGGTGCCATAGAATCCACAATCAAAACACCAGAAAGAGATGAAAAAGCAGATACGGTAATGCATGTTTTACGTTCTTTTGATGTTAACAAACCTGGAATAAAATTAAAAGATATCAAAGGCGGTGTAATTGGAGGAAGTCTCACCCAAGGAGTTTTCAGCATTGGGGATGAAATTGAGATTAAACCTGGTATATTGAACGAAAAGAAAAAATCATACGAGCCGTTACTTACTGAAATTACCTCATTGGGAACCGCTGCTGGAATCGTCGATTCAGTAAAACCAGGAGGTCTTATTGCAATTGGCACAAAATTAGATCCTTCAATGACAAGAAGTGATTTTTTTATCGGTTCAGTCATTGGCAAACCTGGCACACTTCCTGAAAACTCTACTTTGCTAAAATTAAACGTGAATCTATTTGATTCTGCAGTTGGGGCTGCTGAAGATATTAAGGTCCAGCCAATTCAATCTGGAGAGTTACTTCGATTGAATATAGGTACTGCTCCTGTGTTGGGGAAAGTAACTAAAATAAAGTCAGAAAACATTGAGATTGAATTAAGAAGACCTGCATGTATATTTGAAGATGGAAATGTTGCCATTAGTAGAAGAATATCTGAACGATGGAGACTTATTGGTGCAGGAATAGTTGGTTGA
- a CDS encoding twitching motility protein PilT: MVDIICDTNFLIHLATRRIKNIDNLDVEIGQITFVVPQVVKNELSELLKNPTKNKDIQSTLNYIRNFKVIPILGTFADKELLEHVSKNRAIIATMDKELKKQIKQYGSSILSFSGNRIVLES, translated from the coding sequence TTGGTTGACATAATTTGCGACACAAATTTTCTTATTCATTTGGCAACTAGAAGAATTAAAAATATTGATAATCTAGATGTGGAAATTGGTCAAATTACTTTTGTCGTGCCACAAGTAGTGAAAAATGAATTATCTGAACTATTAAAAAATCCCACAAAAAATAAAGACATTCAATCAACTCTTAACTACATCAGAAATTTCAAAGTAATTCCAATTTTAGGCACATTTGCTGACAAAGAATTGCTTGAACATGTTTCAAAAAACCGTGCCATAATTGCTACGATGGATAAAGAACTAAAAAAACAGATTAAACAATACGGGAGTTCAATACTGTCTTTTTCTGGAAATAGAATAGTTCTAGAATCTTAG
- a CDS encoding YbhB/YbcL family Raf kinase inhibitor-like protein, with the protein MSVFSLESQAFENGEVIPKKYGYKNGNFSLPLKINHVPKNTLSLALVMDDPDAVGAVGKVWVHWVVWNIDPKINELKENSIPSSCIEGETDFGEIGYGGPAPPDREHTYIFKLYALDVKLDSVKGSTKNQIEKDMKNHIVAETCLKGRYSP; encoded by the coding sequence ATGAGTGTTTTTTCTTTAGAAAGTCAAGCGTTTGAAAATGGTGAGGTTATTCCCAAAAAATATGGTTATAAAAATGGAAATTTTAGTCTTCCATTAAAAATCAATCATGTTCCCAAAAATACGTTATCTTTAGCTCTTGTCATGGATGATCCTGATGCTGTAGGTGCCGTTGGAAAAGTTTGGGTACATTGGGTTGTGTGGAATATTGATCCCAAAATTAACGAGTTAAAAGAAAATTCTATACCATCTAGCTGCATTGAAGGTGAAACTGACTTTGGGGAAATTGGGTATGGTGGACCTGCGCCTCCTGACAGAGAACATACTTACATTTTCAAACTTTATGCATTAGATGTAAAACTAGATTCTGTCAAAGGTTCCACAAAAAATCAAATAGAAAAAGACATGAAAAATCATATCGTTGCTGAAACTTGTCTTAAAGGAAGAT